TCCCCCTTATAAGTTGGATCGTTCTTCGTCGTCGATGCCGGGACTGCAAACAGCCTATTCCGTGGCGTTATCCATTGGTCGAACTCGCAATGGGTTTGTGGCTGTTGAGCGTGGCTCGCTTGTTTTGGGACGCTATGCATTTAGATACAGCGATTGGAGCAAACCCAATACCTTTCCCTACCGAAGCCCAGATCGTGGGCTATTGCTTGTCTCTGGTTGGTGTCGCCATTCTTGGCTTTCTCCTCATCGGCCTGATGGTGATGGACTGGCAGACCATGATCCTGCCTCACTCCTTCACGCTTGGCGGCATCGCCGTCGCTCTCTTCCTTGTCTGCACACAGGCCCTCTTCCTCGGGCCAAACGAAGATGAGGTCGTCCTGACCAAACACCACATCCAACTCACCAGTCCCGGTGGTGTGGTCGATCGCGGCAATCTCTTCTTTACCGGTCCGGAGAGCCTGATCTTTGGTCGCATCGCGGCTGTTTGCGGAGCAGCGCTCCTGCTTCTACTCATCCGCTGGCTCTACAAGGCAGTCCGCCACCGCGACGGCATGGGCCTGGGCGACGTGAAGCTTCTTGCCATGATCGCGGCCTTTCTCGGCTTCTGGCCAGCGATCCTCTCCCTCTTCCTTGGAACGTTAGCGGCTGCGGTCTATGGAGTCGTCCTTCTGGCGCGCGGCAGGGCAGGAGCGACCTCCAGACTTGCCTTCGGCAGCTTTCTTTCGATCGGCGGACTAGTCAGCGCACTCTTCGGTAATCGATTGATCAATATGTACATAGCATTACTTCGATAGCCGCACACTGTCCTGACAATCGCTTGACACTTGCCAGCCGCAATCTTAGAGTCGAAGATGGCCATGCACAGTTACCCCTACATTTGGAACTACCTTCCACTCGTGCTTCAGGTTCTGGCCGCCCTCGGGCTGGCTGTGGGCATGGTGGGCGCCTCATTTCTCATCGGAAAACACAAAAATTCACGCACCAAGGCCTCAGTCTATGAGTGCGGCATGGAGGCGACCGGCGACGCTCGCGGCCGTTTCACCGTACGTTTTTACATGGTCGCGATGCTATTTATCCTGTTCGATGTTGAAGCTGTTTTCATGCTGCCCTGGGCGGTGATCTTCCGCCGCCTGCCGGCAATTACCGGCTCGCGCATGTTCGGCTTCTACGAGATGCTCGTCTACCTCGGCTTCGTTGCTGTCGGCCTCTTTTACGTCTGGAAGAAGGGCATCCTGGATTGGGCGAACGATAAAGGAGACCTCTAATGTACGATCCAGCCTCTGCCATCAAGGGCAAACAGGCCGTCTTCGAGGCGCATCCTGAAAACACCGCAGTCAAAGCTCTGGCCGACCTCGCGACTGACGCCAAGTTCGACCGCGCCGAGCTGACCCTTACCGTGGCTCGCGAGAACATCGTCGCCGCGGCGAAAGCAGTCCAGCAGGCTGGTTACAACTTCCTTGAGGATGTCACCGCCGTCGACTGGTACCCCTCGGAGCCGCGCTTCCAGATCTCTTACAGTATTCTTTCGCACAAGTTGAAAGAGCGCGTGCGGTTGGTGGTTCGCCTCGATGGAGAGGACGCCGCGCTGGACAGCATCACGTCGGTATGGCCCTCTGCCAACTTTTACGAGCGCGAAGTCTTCGATCTCTTTGGAGTGCACTTCGGTGGTCATCCCAACCTTCGCAGAATCATGATGCCGGAAGACTGGAAGGGGCATCCATTACGCAAGGACTACCCCGTGGAGGGTTACCGCTAATGACTCCCCCTGTTGAAGAACTTACCGGCGTGGCAGCTATCGATCCGGGCATTGACGATCTGATCGCCAACTCCGCACGAAATAGACAGAACCCGCCGTCCAAAGATCAGACCATGATCATCAACATGGGTCCGCAGCATCCCTCGACCCATGGCGTTCTCCGGCTGGTCATCGAGGTCGACGGCGAGACCATCGTCGGGCTG
The Edaphobacter lichenicola genome window above contains:
- a CDS encoding NADH-quinone oxidoreductase subunit A, producing MHSYPYIWNYLPLVLQVLAALGLAVGMVGASFLIGKHKNSRTKASVYECGMEATGDARGRFTVRFYMVAMLFILFDVEAVFMLPWAVIFRRLPAITGSRMFGFYEMLVYLGFVAVGLFYVWKKGILDWANDKGDL
- a CDS encoding prepilin peptidase; its protein translation is MHLDTAIGANPIPFPTEAQIVGYCLSLVGVAILGFLLIGLMVMDWQTMILPHSFTLGGIAVALFLVCTQALFLGPNEDEVVLTKHHIQLTSPGGVVDRGNLFFTGPESLIFGRIAAVCGAALLLLLIRWLYKAVRHRDGMGLGDVKLLAMIAAFLGFWPAILSLFLGTLAAAVYGVVLLARGRAGATSRLAFGSFLSIGGLVSALFGNRLINMYIALLR
- a CDS encoding NADH-quinone oxidoreductase subunit C yields the protein MYDPASAIKGKQAVFEAHPENTAVKALADLATDAKFDRAELTLTVARENIVAAAKAVQQAGYNFLEDVTAVDWYPSEPRFQISYSILSHKLKERVRLVVRLDGEDAALDSITSVWPSANFYEREVFDLFGVHFGGHPNLRRIMMPEDWKGHPLRKDYPVEGYR